Proteins encoded in a region of the Stieleria neptunia genome:
- a CDS encoding S1C family serine protease: MTFNRAFSDGERVLNQGGETNRIAGTGAGLPGRSFASGCFFGLSRSWRVGMVLVALLFAPSARGEDAAAGERDSPPIQENAFVPNDSRDAAASTAGTYVSVPIDLEPIHRRGGVPESLEILQLMEKQQRRVAERASKCTVSVKIGAAQGCGVIVSETGFIITAAHVAMRPRKRAIVTLSNGRQVSATTLGMNREVDAGLIKIDPDQNGGKPWPHASLGTSDALVPGMWCIAMGHPGGYDPSRGAVIRVGRLLEVSSDVIRTDCALIGGDSGGPLFNFAGQLIAVHSRIGNDVADNLHVPIDHYDESWDRMALGQAWGFLPNFKPTLGVSGNKSTKAAEIITVKPGMAAEAGGMLAGDIVIKFGGQPITDFQSLVDAVAETMPGERVPVLVQRGNATVRLVIEIGRSG, encoded by the coding sequence GTGACTTTCAACCGGGCCTTTTCTGACGGGGAGCGTGTTTTGAACCAGGGTGGTGAAACCAATCGGATCGCGGGGACGGGGGCTGGGTTGCCCGGTCGTAGTTTTGCCAGTGGTTGCTTTTTCGGTCTGTCGCGTTCGTGGCGGGTCGGTATGGTCCTGGTCGCCCTGCTGTTTGCGCCATCGGCCCGCGGCGAGGATGCCGCCGCTGGCGAACGCGATTCGCCGCCGATCCAAGAAAACGCGTTCGTGCCAAACGATTCGCGCGATGCGGCGGCCAGCACGGCCGGAACGTACGTCTCGGTGCCGATCGATCTGGAACCGATTCACCGCCGCGGAGGCGTCCCCGAATCGCTTGAAATATTGCAGTTGATGGAAAAACAACAGCGTCGCGTGGCCGAGCGGGCGAGCAAGTGTACCGTGAGTGTCAAAATCGGTGCGGCCCAGGGCTGTGGCGTGATCGTCTCGGAGACCGGCTTCATCATCACGGCCGCCCATGTCGCGATGCGACCCCGAAAGCGAGCGATCGTGACGCTGTCCAACGGACGCCAGGTCTCCGCGACCACGCTCGGTATGAATCGAGAGGTGGACGCCGGGCTGATCAAAATCGATCCCGATCAAAACGGCGGCAAGCCTTGGCCCCACGCCAGCCTGGGCACCAGCGACGCTCTGGTGCCGGGGATGTGGTGCATCGCGATGGGGCACCCCGGCGGTTACGATCCGTCCCGGGGCGCGGTGATCCGGGTCGGCAGATTGCTGGAAGTCAGTTCCGATGTGATCCGCACCGACTGCGCCCTGATCGGTGGTGACAGCGGCGGCCCGCTGTTTAATTTTGCCGGCCAGCTGATCGCCGTCCACAGTCGGATCGGGAACGACGTCGCCGACAACCTGCACGTGCCGATCGATCACTACGACGAATCCTGGGACCGGATGGCGCTCGGGCAGGCCTGGGGGTTCTTGCCGAATTTCAAACCCACCCTCGGCGTCTCGGGGAACAAATCCACCAAGGCCGCGGAAATCATCACGGTCAAGCCCGGCATGGCGGCCGAAGCCGGCGGGATGTTGGCAGGCGATATCGTCATCAAATTCGGTGGGCAGCCGATTACGGATTTTCAATCGCTGGTCGATGCCGTTGCCGAAACCATGCCCGGCGAACGCGTGCCGGTGTTGGTCCAACGAGGCAACGCCACGGTGCGATTGGTCATCGAAATCGGCAGGTCGGGATGA
- a CDS encoding trypsin-like peptidase domain-containing protein produces the protein MIHHPLDWFSKRHASASVLVAAVSVVTLGSLSAPVVQAQSTPHWMGHGGYRTSIASRDSGAMMRLVRPLSETVEQSVVQVYSGGQVVSLGTVVSEDGYILTKRSELSGGDPVSVRLPSGEKVDARVAARRKSNDLALLKIHGGEEASWNIKPVTFSTVEPPTGSFLISPGRDGFTIGIGVLGVPPRYVAHHGLLGVNFYDAQTGPAMVRRVHPESGADNAGLQDGDQILKINGLQLLGSESAVNTLKKMYPGDVVRLTIMRGENTLELDAQMSDKALLMESENDAKVNGPRNVRLSGFDSVIQHDTVLAPNQCGGPLLDSHGHVIGINIARAGRVVSYALPSSLVTAEMVEMLEEARRPKQ, from the coding sequence ATGATTCATCATCCGCTCGACTGGTTTTCAAAACGTCATGCGTCCGCCTCGGTGTTGGTCGCGGCGGTGTCGGTGGTCACCTTGGGCAGCCTGTCGGCACCCGTGGTTCAGGCCCAGTCAACGCCGCACTGGATGGGCCACGGCGGGTACCGCACCTCGATCGCGTCGCGTGACAGCGGTGCGATGATGCGTCTGGTTCGGCCGCTGTCCGAAACCGTGGAACAATCGGTCGTGCAGGTCTACTCGGGCGGCCAAGTCGTTTCGTTGGGAACGGTGGTGTCCGAAGACGGCTACATCCTGACCAAGCGGAGCGAGCTGAGCGGGGGCGATCCGGTCTCGGTTCGTTTGCCCAGCGGCGAAAAAGTGGACGCCCGTGTCGCGGCCAGAAGAAAATCCAACGATCTGGCGCTGCTGAAAATTCACGGCGGAGAGGAAGCGAGCTGGAACATCAAACCGGTGACATTCAGCACCGTTGAACCGCCGACGGGAAGTTTTTTGATTTCACCCGGTCGCGACGGATTTACGATCGGGATCGGGGTGCTGGGGGTTCCGCCACGTTACGTCGCCCATCACGGACTTTTGGGCGTCAATTTTTATGACGCACAGACGGGCCCGGCGATGGTCCGCCGCGTTCACCCGGAAAGTGGTGCCGACAATGCCGGACTGCAGGACGGCGATCAGATTCTGAAAATCAATGGACTGCAGTTGCTCGGCTCGGAATCGGCGGTCAACACGCTGAAAAAAATGTATCCCGGTGATGTCGTGCGATTGACGATCATGCGCGGCGAAAACACGCTCGAATTGGACGCCCAAATGAGCGACAAGGCGTTGTTGATGGAATCGGAAAATGACGCCAAGGTCAACGGCCCACGGAACGTGCGGCTGAGCGGTTTTGACAGCGTCATCCAACACGACACCGTGCTGGCGCCCAATCAATGCGGCGGCCCGTTGTTGGACAGCCACGGCCACGTCATCGGCATCAACATCGCCCGCGCCGGCCGGGTCGTCAGCTATGCCCTGCCGTCGTCATTGGTCACCGCCGAGATGGTCGAGATGCTCGAAGAGGCTCGTCGACCCAAACAGTGA
- a CDS encoding GTPase, protein MMSLSQNNTLPIPGDESNAQSLSKQTTRCALLTGAGRSAIAVIALWGETADASLTRFFRCNRSRAMDVGQVRYGVWSGRSSDDPSPTDDSSTKPAATAGESIVVVPTAPQHYELHCHGGEAAIDRILDDLSSIGVARVAPHPLDGVPSAGRLSAEDAVDQRLIDEAGEVLTQCTTVKTAAIALDQVRGALCTWRQRSIQLLGDDARRAAEIAAQAQQIAAAGRIGHRLTRPFDVVLAGPPNVGKSSLINAMVGYDRSIIMDFAGTTRDVLDAETVFDGWPLRLRDTAGLHRSDDLIEKQGIDRALDAIATADLVAQVTEPGLQWDHQVLDALGRINASVPIVKVINKSDLSPLEQHDPPTDALATVATTGAGIGNLLQTMVQMLIDDLPPLGRPVPIHPRQWDWVTEIAKLGEQPEQMLACLQRGER, encoded by the coding sequence ATGATGTCCTTATCCCAAAACAATACGTTACCGATACCAGGCGACGAGTCTAACGCCCAATCGCTGTCGAAACAAACGACACGATGCGCGCTGCTGACCGGTGCCGGCCGATCCGCCATCGCCGTCATCGCCTTGTGGGGTGAAACCGCCGACGCATCTCTGACGCGTTTCTTTCGCTGCAACCGATCGCGGGCGATGGACGTCGGCCAAGTGCGGTATGGTGTCTGGTCCGGCCGGTCTTCGGATGATCCGTCGCCGACAGACGATTCATCAACCAAACCTGCCGCGACGGCCGGCGAGTCGATCGTGGTGGTGCCGACCGCACCCCAACACTACGAACTTCATTGTCACGGGGGAGAAGCCGCGATCGATCGAATCCTGGATGATCTGTCCTCCATCGGTGTCGCCCGCGTCGCTCCGCATCCCCTGGACGGCGTCCCCTCGGCCGGACGGCTTTCGGCCGAGGACGCGGTCGATCAGCGATTGATCGACGAGGCCGGTGAGGTGTTGACCCAATGCACGACCGTGAAAACGGCTGCCATCGCGTTGGACCAAGTCCGCGGTGCGCTGTGCACGTGGCGACAACGGTCGATCCAGCTGCTCGGCGACGATGCCCGACGGGCGGCCGAAATCGCCGCGCAAGCCCAACAGATCGCCGCAGCCGGTCGCATCGGACACCGCCTGACGCGTCCGTTTGATGTCGTGTTGGCTGGCCCCCCCAACGTCGGCAAAAGCAGTCTGATCAATGCGATGGTGGGTTACGATCGCAGCATCATCATGGATTTCGCCGGCACCACCCGCGATGTCCTCGACGCCGAAACCGTGTTCGACGGCTGGCCGCTGCGGCTGCGAGACACCGCGGGGCTGCACCGCAGCGACGACCTGATCGAGAAACAGGGCATCGATCGCGCGCTGGACGCCATCGCGACGGCGGATCTGGTCGCCCAAGTCACCGAGCCGGGGTTGCAATGGGATCACCAGGTGTTGGATGCACTCGGACGCATCAATGCCTCCGTGCCGATCGTCAAGGTGATCAACAAATCGGACCTGTCACCGCTCGAACAACATGATCCGCCGACCGATGCCTTGGCAACGGTGGCCACCACGGGAGCGGGAATCGGCAACCTGCTGCAAACCATGGTCCAGATGCTGATCGACGATCTGCCACCACTCGGTCGCCCGGTCCCGATCCATCCCCGTCAATGGGATTGGGTGACCGAGATCGCCAAACTGGGCGAGCAGCCCGAGCAGATGCTCGCCTGTTTGCAACGCGGCGAGCGTTAG
- a CDS encoding putative zinc-binding metallopeptidase, protein MARRTLDLSSLSDDQLLDMRICDLQLSIVGTPLEARIDQLNSELAERGLKFRPHFWLSDDWFSPDGIPGIAIPFYLAHPRLIRLERKQLLEVEGGTKSWCMKILRHEAGHAIDTAFQIRRKARYRELFGRSSDPYPEFYSPKPQSREYVLHLDMWYAQAHPLEDFAETFAVWLPPKSRWKARYRNWPALKKLCFIDELMSSLEGKPAVVQTKQRVDPVSQLRRTLRTHYQRKREYYGMNYPNVFDKDLRKLFSCDRSHRRNPTAAALLSRWRGEIRRVVANWTGAYSYMVDQVLQEMIERCRELELRLGTAPETCKRDAMILVALRTSNYLNSGHRRVMM, encoded by the coding sequence ATGGCACGGAGAACGCTCGACCTGTCGTCACTCTCGGACGACCAATTGTTGGACATGCGGATCTGCGATCTACAGCTTTCCATTGTCGGTACGCCATTGGAAGCCCGGATCGATCAATTGAACAGCGAATTGGCCGAGCGGGGACTGAAGTTTCGCCCGCACTTCTGGCTCAGCGACGATTGGTTCTCTCCCGATGGAATCCCCGGCATCGCGATTCCGTTCTATCTGGCACACCCCCGGCTGATCCGTTTGGAACGCAAGCAGTTGCTCGAGGTCGAAGGCGGCACCAAGAGTTGGTGCATGAAAATCTTGCGACACGAGGCCGGGCACGCGATCGACACGGCGTTCCAGATCCGTCGCAAGGCCCGCTATCGAGAGCTGTTCGGCCGGTCCTCGGATCCCTATCCGGAATTCTACAGTCCCAAGCCACAGTCACGTGAGTACGTCCTGCATTTGGACATGTGGTATGCCCAGGCGCATCCGCTGGAGGATTTTGCGGAAACCTTTGCCGTCTGGTTGCCGCCCAAGTCACGTTGGAAAGCGCGCTATCGGAACTGGCCGGCGCTGAAGAAACTGTGCTTCATCGACGAACTGATGAGCAGTCTGGAGGGCAAACCCGCGGTGGTTCAAACCAAACAGCGGGTCGATCCGGTGTCGCAACTTCGCCGCACGCTGCGGACCCACTACCAGCGAAAACGCGAGTACTACGGAATGAATTACCCGAACGTCTTTGACAAAGATCTTCGCAAGCTCTTTTCCTGCGACCGGAGTCATCGTCGTAACCCCACCGCCGCCGCCCTGCTGTCGCGTTGGCGTGGGGAGATTCGGAGGGTCGTCGCGAATTGGACCGGTGCGTATTCGTATATGGTCGATCAAGTCCTGCAGGAAATGATTGAAAGGTGTCGAGAGTTAGAGTTGAGGCTGGGGACGGCACCGGAAACTTGCAAACGTGACGCAATGATCCTGGTGGCCCTGCGGACGAGTAATTATCTCAATTCGGGTCATAGACGAGTAATGATGTGA
- a CDS encoding D-alanine--D-alanine ligase family protein, with amino-acid sequence MSKLRVLVLVRTGHVPPLTLEGIPEKELDAWKAEFDVCDTLRLLGHEVLPLGVYDDLAPIRNALTEFKPHITFMLLEEFHGVVTYDFAVISYLELMQQPYTGCNPRGLLLSKDKALSKKILTYHRIQTPRFTVFPFGRTIHRPKKLEFPLFVKSVSEDASFGISQASIVQNDEQLYERVAFVHEHTRDDAMVEQYIEGREIYVGVIGNQRLQTFPPWEMDFGQMPAETARIATSQVKWNRKYQEKHGITTHKASDLEGEMGEKIQKICKRVYRALNMSGYARMDLRLSHSGEIHVLEANANPNLEYGEDFAESAETAGIEYSMLMQRILNLGLRYKAAWMLG; translated from the coding sequence GTGAGCAAGCTACGTGTATTGGTGCTGGTCCGCACCGGGCATGTTCCCCCCCTGACCCTGGAAGGTATCCCGGAAAAAGAACTCGACGCGTGGAAAGCCGAATTCGACGTCTGTGACACCCTGCGGTTGTTGGGGCACGAGGTGCTGCCGCTGGGCGTGTACGACGATCTGGCGCCGATCCGCAACGCGCTGACGGAATTCAAACCGCACATCACCTTCATGCTGCTGGAAGAATTCCACGGCGTGGTGACTTACGATTTTGCCGTCATCAGCTACCTGGAATTGATGCAGCAACCCTACACCGGTTGCAACCCCCGCGGATTGTTGTTGAGCAAAGACAAAGCGCTCAGCAAAAAGATCCTGACCTACCATCGCATCCAGACACCGCGGTTCACCGTGTTTCCGTTCGGACGCACGATCCACCGCCCCAAAAAGCTCGAGTTTCCGCTGTTCGTCAAATCCGTCTCCGAAGACGCGTCGTTCGGCATCTCGCAAGCCTCGATCGTGCAAAACGACGAACAGTTGTACGAACGCGTCGCGTTTGTCCACGAGCACACCCGCGATGACGCGATGGTCGAACAATACATCGAAGGTCGCGAGATCTACGTCGGCGTGATCGGCAATCAGCGGCTGCAAACGTTCCCGCCCTGGGAAATGGACTTCGGCCAAATGCCCGCCGAGACCGCCCGCATCGCCACCAGCCAGGTCAAGTGGAATCGCAAGTACCAAGAGAAACACGGCATCACCACGCACAAGGCCAGCGACCTGGAGGGCGAGATGGGCGAAAAGATCCAAAAGATCTGCAAACGCGTCTATCGCGCCCTCAACATGAGTGGCTACGCCCGGATGGATCTGCGTCTGAGCCACTCCGGCGAAATTCACGTGCTGGAGGCCAATGCGAATCCGAACCTGGAATACGGCGAAGACTTTGCCGAGTCTGCCGAGACGGCCGGCATCGAGTATTCCATGTTGATGCAGCGGATTCTCAACCTCGGCCTCCGCTACAAGGCCGCCTGGATGCTCGGCTGA
- a CDS encoding nucleotide pyrophosphohydrolase: protein MTSSSIDPSSRDASTSVQALRDLVEQFVAERHWHSFHNPKNLAMSLGIETGELMEHFQWLTLEEAADVQHDAAKKHDVGEELADCLAYVLAIANAMQIDLSSTLAKKMIRNAEKYPPP from the coding sequence ATGACGTCCTCTTCCATCGATCCCAGCAGCCGCGACGCATCGACCAGCGTGCAAGCGCTTCGCGACTTGGTGGAACAGTTTGTCGCCGAGCGCCATTGGCACTCGTTTCACAACCCCAAGAACCTGGCGATGTCGTTGGGGATTGAGACCGGGGAGTTGATGGAGCACTTCCAGTGGTTGACGCTGGAAGAGGCTGCCGACGTGCAGCACGACGCGGCCAAGAAACATGACGTCGGCGAAGAGCTGGCCGATTGTTTGGCCTATGTCTTGGCGATCGCCAACGCGATGCAGATCGATCTCAGTTCGACGTTGGCCAAAAAGATGATTCGCAACGCCGAAAAGTATCCGCCGCCGTAG
- a CDS encoding glycosyltransferase family 9 protein, producing MSSGEKTPKSGFQKRSKTQRAVQPAPPAPIKLATESPRFLISRMSAIGDTILTLPVACALRDRFPNANISWIVEEKSAPVVRRHSAVDELIVLPRGWFTSPSRIRDARRQLRALECDVSIDCQGMTKSSLACYLSGAAHRIGYAGKHARELSRWFSNVQVNPVFHHLTDRSLELLIPLGIHSPSVRWDLPIAGPAQVWARRYRNTIESQRIAILNPGATWHSKRWLPERFGATARYLYDRYGYTSIAVWGTPFDRAMASDIVATSNGTAILAPETDLPHLAAMIETADLFISNDTGPLHMAVAVGTKTIGLYGATKPGDSGPYGQTAIQVAYESGSARQRRGASNAAMCAIGVEHVCQAVDEIEHHRQMLVAA from the coding sequence ATGTCCAGTGGCGAAAAAACTCCGAAATCAGGTTTTCAGAAACGATCAAAAACGCAGCGAGCGGTGCAACCGGCGCCGCCGGCTCCGATCAAGCTCGCGACCGAGTCCCCGCGTTTTCTGATCAGCCGGATGAGTGCGATTGGCGACACGATCCTGACCTTGCCGGTGGCCTGTGCGCTGCGGGATCGATTTCCCAATGCCAACATTTCCTGGATCGTCGAAGAGAAATCGGCGCCGGTGGTTCGCCGACATTCCGCCGTGGACGAATTGATCGTGCTGCCGCGGGGCTGGTTCACTTCGCCCAGTCGAATCCGGGACGCCCGTCGACAGCTCCGGGCGCTCGAGTGCGATGTTTCGATCGACTGCCAGGGGATGACCAAGTCTAGTTTGGCGTGTTATCTATCCGGCGCGGCACATCGGATCGGGTACGCGGGAAAACACGCGCGGGAGCTGAGTCGTTGGTTTTCGAACGTTCAGGTCAATCCGGTCTTTCATCATTTGACCGACCGATCGTTGGAGTTGTTGATTCCGCTGGGCATTCATTCGCCTTCGGTGCGTTGGGATTTACCGATCGCGGGACCGGCCCAGGTTTGGGCGCGACGTTATCGCAACACGATTGAGTCGCAGCGGATCGCGATCCTCAATCCCGGTGCGACGTGGCACAGCAAGCGGTGGTTGCCGGAACGATTTGGTGCGACGGCGCGGTATCTGTACGACCGGTATGGCTACACGAGCATCGCGGTGTGGGGCACGCCGTTTGACCGGGCGATGGCATCGGACATTGTGGCGACCAGTAACGGAACCGCGATTCTGGCACCCGAAACCGATCTCCCGCATTTGGCGGCGATGATCGAGACAGCGGATTTGTTCATCAGCAATGACACCGGTCCGTTGCACATGGCGGTGGCGGTCGGCACCAAGACGATCGGTCTGTACGGTGCGACCAAGCCGGGCGACAGCGGCCCCTACGGCCAGACGGCGATTCAAGTCGCGTATGAATCGGGATCGGCACGTCAGCGTCGCGGCGCGTCCAATGCGGCGATGTGCGCCATCGGTGTCGAGCACGTTTGCCAAGCGGTCGATGAAATCGAGCATCATCGCCAGATGTTGGTTGCCGCCTGA
- a CDS encoding 4a-hydroxytetrahydrobiopterin dehydratase, whose translation MSDSDPPTDAPTAQSLADSNCVPCEGGVPKLTPGQAAGFARATPNWSVDSDAIQIRRKLNCKHFAKAVKRINQICEIAEREQHHPDLHLTGYRHLDIVLTTHAIGGLSENDFILAAQIDRLLDDQ comes from the coding sequence ATGTCCGACTCCGATCCACCGACCGACGCACCGACCGCACAATCGCTTGCCGATTCGAACTGTGTTCCCTGCGAAGGCGGGGTGCCGAAACTGACGCCCGGTCAAGCGGCCGGCTTTGCCCGTGCGACACCGAATTGGTCCGTCGATTCGGACGCCATCCAGATCCGCCGCAAGCTGAACTGCAAACACTTTGCCAAGGCCGTCAAACGCATCAACCAGATTTGCGAGATTGCCGAACGCGAACAGCACCATCCCGATCTGCACCTGACCGGTTACCGACATCTGGACATCGTGCTGACGACCCATGCGATCGGGGGCCTGAGCGAAAACGATTTTATTCTGGCCGCTCAAATCGATCGATTGTTGGACGACCAATGA
- a CDS encoding alpha/beta hydrolase, giving the protein MPLHPQAKAFVDTLAEEDRPSWEELGVEKAREVFLTFEEMCGDAPELARIDDHTMPCGLRLRLYSDHATAVPVTVFFHGGGWVLGNLDTHDAFCRRLADASGCAVVAVDYRLSPEHPFPGPIEDCYRATQYVVENAARLNVDASRLAVAGDSAGGHLAASVAIKARDRADFPIALQVLLYPVIEPNFETPSYREFADGFGLTRDTMRWFWQQFLGGRAAAPEAAPSHAESHQDLPPALVITAEYDVLRDEGNRYAQRLQTSGVDVQHRQQDGMLHAFLHFAGIFDTGMEVGQHVAAEIGARLRGSIS; this is encoded by the coding sequence ATGCCGCTGCATCCACAAGCCAAAGCTTTTGTCGATACCCTGGCTGAAGAAGACCGTCCAAGCTGGGAAGAACTGGGCGTCGAAAAGGCACGCGAAGTCTTTTTGACGTTTGAAGAGATGTGTGGCGACGCGCCCGAGTTGGCTCGCATCGACGACCATACGATGCCGTGTGGGCTGCGACTGCGGCTCTACAGCGATCACGCGACGGCGGTGCCCGTCACGGTGTTTTTTCACGGCGGCGGATGGGTGCTCGGCAACCTGGACACACACGACGCATTCTGCCGTCGACTGGCCGACGCGTCGGGTTGCGCGGTCGTGGCGGTCGATTACCGATTGTCACCGGAGCATCCGTTTCCGGGGCCGATCGAGGACTGTTATCGGGCCACCCAATACGTCGTGGAAAACGCGGCGCGACTGAACGTGGATGCGTCGCGTCTGGCCGTCGCCGGGGACAGTGCCGGCGGCCACCTCGCCGCCTCGGTTGCGATCAAGGCGCGCGACCGGGCGGATTTTCCGATCGCGCTGCAAGTGTTGCTGTATCCGGTGATCGAGCCGAATTTCGAAACGCCCTCCTACCGCGAATTTGCCGACGGTTTTGGATTGACACGCGACACCATGCGCTGGTTCTGGCAACAGTTCCTCGGCGGGCGAGCGGCCGCCCCCGAAGCGGCCCCCAGTCACGCCGAATCGCATCAGGATCTGCCCCCGGCGTTGGTCATCACGGCCGAGTACGATGTGTTGCGTGACGAAGGCAACCGATACGCACAGCGGTTGCAGACCAGCGGCGTCGACGTGCAACACCGACAGCAAGACGGCATGCTTCACGCGTTCCTGCACTTCGCCGGAATTTTCGACACCGGGATGGAAGTCGGACAGCACGTGGCGGCGGAGATCGGCGCTCGGCTGCGGGGAAGCATCAGCTAA
- a CDS encoding valine--pyruvate transaminase has product MKHSLSTFGNRLALDSGIGELMQDLGETLASGDENLCMLGGGQPAHIPEVDRRWLARFQELADDPRRVASVLGDYQPPGGDAGFRDSVAKLFEREFGWPITAENVCITAGGQTAFFLLLNALAGKFDDGTERKVLLPIVPEYIGYADLATSSDLYRAVHPLIEKIGDHEFKYAIDFDALEIDDSIAAICLSRPTNPSSNVVSDAELEHLAQLAEENDIPLIVDNAYGDPFPGVIFTDSTPVWRPSMVLTYSLSKLGLPGTRTGIVIASEEMIQWIASMNAISSLANNNVGQAMIRPMIDSGEIISISHEVIRPFYETRSRHAHDWLVEALDDSVPYRIHRSEGAFFLWLWLEGLPISSAELYQRLKKRGVMVISGHYFFFGLPDDDWPHRNECLRISFTTSEHVLRRGIKILADEINQLFAQQAT; this is encoded by the coding sequence ATGAAACACTCGCTTTCGACATTCGGAAACCGCTTGGCCCTGGATTCGGGGATCGGCGAATTGATGCAGGACTTGGGCGAAACGCTGGCCTCCGGGGACGAGAACCTGTGCATGCTTGGGGGCGGTCAACCGGCTCACATTCCGGAGGTCGACCGGCGTTGGCTGGCGCGGTTCCAAGAATTGGCCGACGATCCGCGGCGGGTCGCCAGCGTGCTCGGGGATTATCAACCGCCCGGGGGCGACGCGGGCTTTCGTGATTCGGTCGCCAAATTGTTCGAGCGAGAATTCGGCTGGCCGATCACCGCGGAAAACGTCTGCATCACCGCGGGTGGCCAGACGGCGTTCTTCTTGTTGCTCAATGCGTTGGCGGGGAAGTTTGACGATGGCACCGAACGCAAGGTGCTGCTTCCGATCGTGCCCGAGTACATCGGTTACGCCGATCTGGCGACGTCGAGCGACCTGTATCGTGCCGTGCATCCGTTGATCGAAAAAATCGGCGACCACGAGTTCAAGTACGCGATCGATTTTGACGCATTGGAAATCGACGACTCGATCGCAGCAATCTGTCTTTCTCGGCCGACCAACCCTTCCTCCAATGTCGTCTCCGATGCGGAACTGGAACACTTGGCCCAACTGGCTGAGGAAAACGACATTCCGCTGATCGTCGACAACGCCTACGGCGATCCGTTTCCGGGCGTGATCTTCACCGACAGCACACCGGTCTGGAGGCCGTCGATGGTGCTGACCTACAGTCTCTCCAAACTGGGGCTACCCGGGACGCGAACGGGGATCGTGATCGCCAGCGAGGAAATGATCCAATGGATCGCATCGATGAACGCGATCTCGTCGTTGGCCAACAACAACGTCGGGCAAGCGATGATTCGCCCGATGATCGACAGCGGTGAAATCATCTCAATCAGCCACGAGGTGATTCGTCCGTTTTATGAAACGCGGTCACGACATGCGCACGATTGGTTGGTCGAGGCACTCGACGACTCGGTGCCCTATCGGATCCATCGCAGCGAAGGCGCTTTTTTCCTGTGGCTGTGGTTAGAGGGGCTGCCGATCTCGTCTGCCGAACTTTATCAGCGGCTGAAAAAACGTGGCGTCATGGTGATCTCCGGCCACTACTTCTTCTTCGGCCTTCCGGATGACGATTGGCCGCACCGCAACGAATGCCTGAGGATCAGCTTCACCACCTCGGAACACGTCCTCCGTCGCGGGATCAAAATCCTGGCTGATGAGATCAACCAGTTGTTTGCCCAGCAGGCGACCTAG
- a CDS encoding four helix bundle protein, with product MSPKECEATENRRIETLPDRKQAAELTAFIMEWTMRPEFRGKGDLANPIRRATLSISNHVAEAISRGLPTEMLHYIDIAEDQRDSFDDLKSEILHKPRHLD from the coding sequence TTGAGCCCCAAAGAGTGTGAAGCGACGGAAAACAGGCGAATTGAAACCCTGCCGGATCGGAAACAAGCGGCGGAATTGACGGCGTTCATCATGGAATGGACGATGCGTCCGGAATTTCGTGGCAAGGGCGATTTGGCGAACCCAATCCGGCGTGCAACGCTCTCGATCAGCAATCACGTCGCCGAAGCAATCTCCAGGGGTTTGCCAACAGAGATGCTCCATTACATTGACATTGCCGAGGATCAGAGGGATTCCTTTGACGACTTGAAATCTGAGATTTTGCACAAGCCGCGACACCTTGATTGA
- a CDS encoding four helix bundle protein, with protein MASYKRFEDLPVWNKAVDLAALVMEWTMRPEFRGKGDLANQIQRATLSISNNIAEGFERGTTAELLHFIYIAKGSAGEVRSMLAVMDRMNAFDDLRSEISNLKSDFENVSRQLRGWANSLQNSDIQGPRHLNDDSRERYERKKRQKAFQQQMDQYKKELEERLKREAAERQSKME; from the coding sequence ATGGCATCATACAAACGGTTTGAGGACTTGCCGGTTTGGAACAAGGCGGTTGACTTGGCGGCATTGGTGATGGAGTGGACGATGCGGCCGGAATTTCGTGGCAAGGGCGATCTGGCGAATCAGATCCAGCGCGCAACGCTCTCGATCAGCAACAACATCGCCGAAGGATTCGAACGTGGCACGACCGCGGAGTTGTTGCATTTCATCTACATCGCCAAGGGATCGGCCGGAGAAGTCCGTTCGATGCTAGCGGTGATGGACCGAATGAATGCCTTCGACGATTTAAGATCTGAAATCTCAAATTTGAAATCCGACTTCGAGAACGTCTCGCGACAATTGCGGGGGTGGGCGAACAGCCTGCAAAATTCTGACATCCAAGGGCCACGGCATTTGAATGACGATTCCCGAGAACGGTATGAGCGAAAGAAGCGACAAAAAGCGTTTCAGCAACAGATGGATCAGTACAAGAAGGAACTCGAAGAGAGGCTCAAGCGAGAGGCGGCGGAGCGACAAAGCAAGATGGAATGA